Proteins from one Longimicrobium sp. genomic window:
- a CDS encoding SpoIID/LytB domain-containing protein, with the protein MHARQFRFALLALLSAAAGCADSLPTQSDIAAPAGVSRNTLEPYAGKIRVGIIPAATSVKIGATVAYDVREKGTNAYLVSGLASEMVTVTWNQSVGVATNNRRLQVVCTTTAADRDQRVAAGVKAGFPSAWEYVSTASCWRVYIGERPLPMDTTAERIYKQNVIDAGLATTSALWKTVNTTVYEPRYVTTKSTGTAASSRAQPRITVASTARVIIGTAQYRGIAEVMQNAAGTLAGINEVGMEEYLYGVVPRELGPSVYPEAEAQKAQAVAARTYAHSSLGKHWNNGYDVLATVQDQVYGGSAAEHSISTAAVNATAGIVATYNGAMISALFYATSGGKTSNVEDVFATSSPYLRTVWDAPPGQELPSVSALLTDLRTPTWTGAYGGFHSYHRWNYTWTMAQMSCVVGDFANKPVGNVNAINILARSSTSGRVTQIEFVTDQGTFTETGTAIRSAMPYISSTGVPTMLPSTLFVIERVTNSSGALTGYRAYGGGNGHGAGLAQTGAVGMARAGHTYDQILKKYYTGIALETKVGTRRDGTSPASTTATDPYDCTSA; encoded by the coding sequence ATGCACGCACGACAGTTCCGCTTTGCCCTGCTGGCCCTTCTTTCGGCCGCGGCGGGGTGCGCGGACAGCCTGCCCACCCAGTCCGACATCGCCGCGCCGGCGGGCGTGTCGCGGAACACGCTGGAGCCGTATGCAGGAAAGATCCGCGTGGGCATCATCCCCGCCGCCACGTCGGTGAAGATCGGTGCGACGGTGGCGTACGACGTCCGCGAGAAGGGGACGAACGCCTACCTGGTGTCGGGGCTGGCGAGCGAGATGGTGACGGTGACGTGGAACCAGTCGGTGGGGGTGGCGACCAACAACCGCCGCCTGCAGGTGGTGTGCACCACGACCGCCGCGGACCGCGACCAGCGGGTGGCCGCGGGGGTCAAGGCGGGCTTTCCCTCCGCGTGGGAATACGTTTCCACGGCCAGCTGCTGGCGCGTGTACATCGGCGAGCGGCCGCTGCCCATGGACACAACCGCGGAGCGCATCTACAAGCAGAACGTGATCGACGCCGGCCTGGCGACCACGTCGGCGCTGTGGAAGACGGTGAACACCACGGTCTACGAGCCGCGCTACGTGACCACCAAGAGCACGGGGACGGCCGCCAGCTCGCGCGCCCAGCCGCGCATCACCGTGGCGTCTACCGCGCGGGTGATCATCGGCACGGCGCAGTACCGCGGCATCGCGGAGGTGATGCAGAACGCCGCGGGGACGCTGGCGGGCATCAACGAGGTGGGGATGGAGGAATACCTGTACGGCGTGGTCCCGCGCGAACTGGGGCCCAGCGTGTATCCTGAGGCGGAGGCGCAGAAGGCGCAGGCGGTGGCGGCTCGTACCTACGCGCATTCCAGCCTGGGCAAGCACTGGAACAACGGCTACGACGTGCTGGCCACCGTGCAGGACCAGGTGTACGGCGGCTCGGCCGCGGAGCACTCCATCAGCACCGCCGCCGTGAACGCCACGGCGGGCATCGTGGCCACGTACAACGGCGCCATGATCAGCGCCCTGTTCTACGCCACCAGCGGCGGCAAGACGAGCAACGTCGAAGACGTGTTCGCCACCTCGTCGCCCTACTTGCGCACGGTGTGGGACGCGCCGCCCGGCCAGGAGCTGCCGTCGGTCAGCGCGCTGCTCACCGACCTGCGCACCCCCACGTGGACCGGGGCGTACGGCGGCTTCCACAGCTACCACCGGTGGAACTACACCTGGACGATGGCGCAGATGAGCTGCGTGGTGGGCGACTTCGCCAACAAGCCCGTCGGTAACGTGAACGCCATCAACATCCTGGCGCGCTCCAGCACCAGCGGGCGCGTGACGCAGATCGAATTCGTGACGGACCAGGGCACCTTCACCGAGACGGGAACCGCCATCCGCTCCGCGATGCCGTACATCAGCAGCACCGGCGTTCCCACCATGCTTCCGAGCACGCTCTTCGTGATCGAGCGGGTGACCAACTCGTCGGGCGCGCTCACCGGATACCGTGCGTACGGCGGCGGCAACGGCCACGGCGCGGGTCTGGCGCAGACGGGCGCCGTCGGCATGGCGCGCGCGGGCCACACGTACGACCAGATCCTCAAGAAGTACTACACGGGGATCGCGCTCGAGACCAAGGTGGGCACGCGCCGCGACGGCACCTCTCCCGCGAGCACCACCGCGACCGACCCGTACGACTGCACGTCCGCCTGA
- a CDS encoding M28 family peptidase: MRAKNLFIAAALPAFAAVAGTCYVVQPMGGGRPMSAAPAVSAERLEAHVRALSEEFVPRDYTHPQNLNRAAAYIRDELERAGGRVSVQDFDVRGTTYRNVVASFGPDEGERIVVGAHYDAAGTYPAADDNASGVAGLIELARLLNAESLKTRVDLVAFSLEEPPFFRMAHMGSAVHARSLRAQGAKVRLMMSLEMIGCFSDADGSQQFPLAVLKAFYPSRGNFITVVGKLGQASAVRRVKRAMRKASPLPVHSINAPRWVPGVDFSDHASYWDEGYPAVMITDTAFYRNPHYHTARDTADTLDYARMAMVVQGIHAAVLRLS, from the coding sequence ATGCGTGCGAAGAACCTGTTCATCGCGGCCGCACTCCCGGCGTTCGCCGCCGTGGCGGGCACCTGCTACGTCGTGCAGCCGATGGGGGGAGGGCGGCCGATGAGCGCGGCCCCGGCGGTCTCGGCCGAGCGGCTGGAAGCCCACGTGCGGGCGCTCTCGGAAGAGTTCGTTCCGCGCGACTACACGCATCCCCAGAACCTGAACCGCGCCGCGGCGTACATCCGCGACGAGCTGGAGCGCGCAGGGGGACGGGTGTCGGTGCAGGACTTCGACGTGCGCGGAACCACGTACCGCAACGTGGTGGCGTCGTTCGGGCCGGACGAGGGCGAGCGGATCGTGGTGGGAGCCCACTACGACGCGGCGGGCACCTACCCCGCCGCGGACGACAACGCCAGCGGCGTGGCGGGGCTCATCGAGCTGGCCCGCCTGCTGAACGCGGAATCGCTGAAAACGCGGGTGGACCTCGTCGCGTTTTCGCTCGAAGAGCCGCCGTTCTTCCGCATGGCCCACATGGGAAGCGCCGTGCACGCCAGGTCGCTGCGCGCTCAGGGGGCAAAGGTGCGGCTGATGATGTCGCTGGAGATGATCGGCTGCTTCAGCGACGCGGACGGAAGCCAGCAGTTTCCGCTCGCCGTCCTCAAGGCGTTCTATCCCTCGCGCGGCAACTTCATCACCGTGGTCGGAAAGCTCGGGCAGGCCTCCGCCGTGCGCCGGGTGAAGCGGGCGATGCGGAAGGCGTCGCCGCTGCCTGTGCACTCCATCAACGCACCCCGGTGGGTTCCCGGCGTGGACTTTTCCGATCACGCCAGCTACTGGGACGAGGGCTACCCAGCGGTGATGATCACGGATACCGCGTTCTATCGAAATCCCCACTACCATACCGCACGCGACACCGCCGACACCCTGGACTACGCGCGGATGGCCATGGTGGTACAGGGCATCCACGCCGCCGTCCTGCGCCTGTCGTGA